In the Quercus lobata isolate SW786 chromosome 5, ValleyOak3.0 Primary Assembly, whole genome shotgun sequence genome, one interval contains:
- the LOC115991808 gene encoding histone H1-like, producing MAATTESRKSSGPKKPKSAPSHPPFLDMITEAIVTLKEKTGSSQYAITKYSEEKHKHLPTSFRKLLLFHLKKLVASGKLVKVKNSFKLAPAAPVKKSSTVSAPAKPKSVAKPKATKVAPKAKKVSTKPKPKPKAKAKAAAAVKPKAKSVAAKPKPKTKVAAKAKPVAKPKAKVARTSTRTTPSKKAAPAKKAPKPKSVKSPAAKKKAPARKAKK from the exons ATGGCCGCTACTACTGAGTCGAGGAAATCGTCCGGCCCTAAAAAGCCCAAATCCGCACCCTCTCACCCTCCTTTCCTCGAT atgattACGGAGGCGATTGTGACTCTGAAGGAGAAGACAGGTTCAAGCCAGTACGCGATCACGAAGTACTCCGAGGAAAAGCACAAGCACTTGCCGACGAGTTTCCGCAAGCTTTTGCTCTTCCATTTGAAGAAACTCGTCGCTTCTGGAAAGCTCGTCAAGGTGAAAAACTCTTTCAAGCTCGCTCCTGCTGCTCCGGTGAAGAAGTCCTCAACCGTTTCTGCTCCGGCGAAGCCTAAGTCCGTTGCAAAGCCGAAGGCAACCAAAGTTGCTCCCAAGGCAAAGAAAGTTTCAAccaagccaaagccaaagccaaaggcaaaGGCAAAAGCCGCAGCGGCTGTGAAGCCTAAGGCGAAGTCCGTGGCTGCGAAGCCAAAGCCAAAGACGAAGGTTGCAGCGAAGGCAAAACCAGTTGCGAAGCCAAAGGCGAAGGTGGCGAGGACTTCAACAAGAACAACTCCGTCGAAGAAGGCGGCGCCGGCAAAGAAAGCACCGAAGCCGAAGAGCGTGAAGTCTCCGGCGGCAAAGAAGAAAGCTCCGGCGAGGAAGGCAAAGAAGTAG